The nucleotide sequence CTTCACGCCGAGCATCTCAGCGACGACCAGCACCGCGAACGAGCTTCCGAGCCCCATGAACAGGCCGACGAACACGTAGGGCATGGCCGCGGGAATCGCGACCTTGAGCACCAGGAAACGCTGGCTGGCCCCGAGGGTACGGCCGACGTCGTAATAGGTGCTATTGACGCCGGCGATGCCGGACCAGGTTAGCACGGTCACCGGAAACCCGGTCGCGAGCGCGATCAGGAACGTGCTGGCGCTCATGCTCGATGGAAAGACAAAGAAGGCGAGCGGCAGCCACGCGGTTGCTGGCAGCGGTCCAATGAAACGCAGGATGGGATGGATCCAATACCCGGCCTTCTGCGACCATCCAATCGAAACGCCGGCAACGAAACCGAAGACGGCGCCGATCACGTAGCCGCCGGCGAGCAAACGGCCTGACGCGAGAACGCAGTCGATCAGGCGTGAGTTGTCGTCGACCAGCACTTCGAAAATTGCTTGGGGGGGAGGGAAGAACGGCATCGGCAGCAGCGCCGCTTTTGCAGTTGCGATCTCCCAGACCAGCGTCAACGCTGCCAGCGCAGTGAGCCATGGCGCCGCCCGGCGGATGCGCCTCAGCGGCCCAATCCAACGGCTCGCGAGGGTCAACACTGCGATTGTTCC is from Blastochloris viridis and encodes:
- a CDS encoding ABC transporter permease, whose product is MTNSTFEDVATVTSVADATPRPDRDTFAEIARCWIGGLLASSAWLATAGVSSFWPDIADSTWERTHEFALLLGAVAGTIAVLTLASRWIGPLRRIRRAAPWLTALAALTLVWEIATAKAALLPMPFFPPPQAIFEVLVDDNSRLIDCVLASGRLLAGGYVIGAVFGFVAGVSIGWSQKAGYWIHPILRFIGPLPATAWLPLAFFVFPSSMSASTFLIALATGFPVTVLTWSGIAGVNSTYYDVGRTLGASQRFLVLKVAIPAAMPYVFVGLFMGLGSSFAVLVVAEMLGVKSGLGWYLQWAQGWAAYANMYTALFIMALACSGLITLLFRARDHLLSWQKGLVQW